From the genome of Sulfurovum sp. NBC37-1, one region includes:
- a CDS encoding diguanylate cyclase, with amino-acid sequence MKNIQIILNAILSQDVFEYILINRKYHITDFSEGVESYIGKNVQRGDEIYDYLPEIVGYEDRVASVFEDANNRYILETVYKNDHYINIHLEHYSHDIVLILLHNTTEITLSKLELLQYSNENILLYNTIKKILDSQNNLLVVTSNNRIEYANKQFLEYFSIRDLYHLKEREAYNFALTSLPVESFEELYEYAKEKERTLMVGKDTFLVKATPLEKAYKLFTFSKVTQLNEVNQTLKNKIDHDPLTGLYRKSFFDIKLHEKLDERKEAVLAIIDIDDFKKINDNYGHLVGDMVLLEFTDLIRKNMRANDLFARWGGEEFLILFECTDTGKIVKKIEQIRQIIEKHPFKTIGHLTASFGLSTSLKNDTLESLLERADSALYIAKKTGKNKLVVK; translated from the coding sequence ATGAAAAATATACAGATTATCCTCAATGCCATTTTGTCTCAGGATGTTTTTGAATACATTTTAATAAACCGTAAATACCACATAACCGACTTTTCTGAAGGTGTGGAAAGCTACATAGGGAAAAATGTACAAAGAGGGGATGAAATATATGATTACCTACCTGAGATCGTCGGATATGAAGACAGGGTAGCTTCAGTTTTTGAGGATGCAAATAACAGGTATATCCTTGAAACTGTCTATAAGAACGATCACTACATCAATATCCATCTTGAGCACTATAGTCACGATATCGTATTGATTCTTTTGCATAATACAACAGAGATTACTCTGTCCAAGCTGGAATTGCTACAATATAGTAATGAAAATATTCTGCTTTACAATACGATTAAAAAGATCCTTGACAGTCAGAATAATCTACTGGTAGTGACCAGCAACAACAGGATAGAATATGCAAACAAGCAGTTCCTTGAATACTTCAGCATCCGGGACCTGTACCATCTCAAGGAAAGGGAAGCGTACAATTTTGCGCTGACTTCTCTTCCTGTAGAGAGTTTTGAGGAACTCTATGAATACGCTAAAGAAAAAGAAAGAACATTGATGGTGGGGAAAGACACTTTCCTTGTCAAGGCAACGCCTCTGGAAAAAGCATACAAGCTGTTTACTTTTTCCAAAGTTACACAACTCAATGAAGTAAACCAGACGCTGAAAAACAAAATCGATCATGATCCCCTGACAGGCCTATACAGAAAATCATTCTTTGACATAAAGCTTCATGAGAAGTTAGACGAAAGGAAAGAAGCAGTGCTAGCCATTATTGACATAGATGATTTTAAAAAGATCAACGATAACTATGGGCATTTGGTTGGGGACATGGTACTTCTGGAGTTTACCGATCTCATTCGAAAGAATATGCGTGCCAATGATCTTTTTGCCAGATGGGGAGGTGAAGAGTTTTTGATACTTTTTGAGTGTACAGATACAGGGAAGATCGTAAAAAAAATAGAGCAGATACGACAGATCATAGAGAAGCACCCGTTCAAGACGATTGGACACTTGACTGCAAGTTTCGGTCTTTCGACCTCTTTAAAAAATGATACGCTGGAATCTTTGCTTGAAAGGGCGGACAGTGCACTCTATATTGCTAAAAAAACAGGAAAGAACAAACTGGTTGTTAAATGA
- a CDS encoding TRAP transporter large permease subunit, translated as MHFSYYLDRISKYAGLIAAVLVVALSLLVAYDAGMRYLFSAGSIALQEVEWHLFDIVFLLGLSYALKHDKHVRVDIFFERYSHDTKVIVQILSMLLLVIPFSLLFVSDAFDMAYQSFLQHEVSPDPGGLGSRWVIKAVLVLAFVLLILQAVSEVLKAYHQLENKRKLWRILGMVALLGAMVYLAWFNRMAFWFDPVFLMFALALVLLLLGFQVAFVFGGVALFFALISDEVGLHVLEMLPYRTYGIMGNVTLMAVPLFILMGLILEKSKMAENLLSSMGKLFGSVRGGLVISVVLVGAILAASTGIVGASVVMMSLIALPLMLKHNYSPALASGSIAASGTLGQLIPPSIVLIVLGDQMHLSVGDLFKAAVVPGILLIILYILYILVFAFFKKEAAPAIVSNESYGKVAKAAFKAILPPLLLIAAVLGSIFAGIASPTESAAIGVLGAFALAAYNRVLDFELVRYAAVETVKLTAMIFMILIGATAFSLVFNELGGGDMALQFFTGDIGDKWTFILIAMLVIFLLGFFIDFIEIAFVVVPILVPIVASFGIDPVWFAILIAMNLQASFLTPPFGFALFYLKGAAGDKVTTGAIYRGVIPFILLQVVALGIIVLFPELIYLLGK; from the coding sequence ATGCACTTTTCCTATTATCTTGACCGTATTTCCAAATACGCAGGACTTATAGCAGCGGTTCTTGTTGTAGCGCTCTCTCTGCTGGTCGCTTACGATGCCGGGATGCGCTATCTTTTCTCTGCCGGTTCCATTGCCCTGCAGGAAGTGGAGTGGCATCTTTTCGATATTGTTTTCCTGCTGGGACTCTCCTATGCACTGAAACACGACAAGCATGTACGGGTGGACATCTTCTTTGAGCGCTATTCACATGATACCAAGGTGATCGTGCAGATACTTTCCATGTTACTGCTGGTCATTCCCTTCTCCCTCCTGTTCGTCTCCGATGCCTTCGATATGGCCTATCAGAGCTTTTTGCAGCATGAAGTCTCGCCGGACCCGGGAGGTCTGGGCAGCCGATGGGTAATCAAAGCGGTACTGGTTCTCGCATTTGTTCTGCTCATTTTGCAGGCTGTCAGTGAAGTGCTTAAAGCCTACCATCAGCTGGAGAACAAAAGAAAACTATGGCGTATCCTTGGTATGGTGGCTCTGTTGGGAGCTATGGTCTATCTTGCCTGGTTCAACCGTATGGCATTCTGGTTCGACCCGGTCTTTTTGATGTTCGCACTGGCGCTTGTTCTGCTGCTTCTCGGTTTCCAGGTGGCTTTCGTCTTTGGCGGTGTGGCGCTCTTCTTTGCGCTGATCTCCGATGAGGTGGGGCTGCACGTACTTGAGATGCTGCCGTACCGTACCTATGGGATCATGGGGAACGTGACGTTGATGGCAGTACCGCTCTTCATCCTGATGGGACTGATACTGGAAAAGTCAAAAATGGCAGAGAACCTGCTGAGCTCGATGGGAAAACTGTTTGGTTCCGTACGCGGCGGCTTGGTGATCTCCGTGGTCCTTGTGGGGGCGATACTTGCTGCGAGTACCGGTATCGTTGGGGCATCGGTGGTAATGATGAGTCTCATCGCTTTACCGCTGATGCTGAAGCACAACTACTCCCCTGCGCTTGCTTCGGGGAGTATCGCCGCATCGGGAACATTGGGACAGCTGATACCGCCTTCGATCGTGCTCATCGTCCTGGGTGACCAGATGCATCTGAGCGTGGGTGACCTGTTCAAGGCAGCCGTCGTTCCGGGTATTCTGCTGATTATTCTCTACATCCTGTACATCCTGGTCTTTGCTTTCTTCAAAAAGGAGGCTGCACCGGCCATCGTTTCGAATGAATCCTACGGAAAAGTAGCCAAAGCAGCCTTTAAAGCCATCCTCCCGCCGCTGCTGCTCATCGCGGCAGTACTCGGTTCCATCTTTGCAGGTATCGCTTCGCCTACGGAATCCGCAGCCATCGGTGTGCTGGGTGCCTTTGCACTGGCAGCCTATAACCGTGTGCTAGATTTCGAGCTGGTGCGCTATGCGGCTGTAGAAACGGTGAAGCTTACGGCAATGATTTTCATGATCCTCATCGGTGCAACGGCTTTTTCTCTGGTCTTCAATGAACTGGGCGGTGGTGATATGGCGCTGCAGTTCTTTACTGGCGATATCGGTGACAAATGGACCTTCATCCTCATTGCGATGCTGGTGATCTTCCTACTGGGTTTTTTCATCGATTTTATCGAGATCGCTTTCGTGGTCGTGCCGATACTGGTACCGATCGTGGCAAGTTTCGGCATAGACCCTGTCTGGTTCGCTATTCTCATCGCGATGAACCTGCAGGCATCCTTCCTGACCCCGCCGTTCGGTTTCGCGCTCTTCTATCTCAAAGGTGCGGCCGGTGATAAAGTAACGACAGGTGCCATCTACCGGGGTGTGATCCCATTCATCCTTCTACAGGTCGTAGCTCTGGGGATCATCGTGCTTTTTCCGGAATTGATCTATCTTTTGGGTAAATAG
- a CDS encoding OmpA family protein, with amino-acid sequence MRIESNDQKIIAKKILPLFDKMLLERLQSKDQVTIAILSDHLADIIAKSSQNNTEALSHSLQNILAVAIKREIASNKDAMIDSLYPIMGGMISKYVTSAIRELMENINRKVDEGLSFDRIKRKIKSKMTGVSETELLLEESGDVLISSLFVIHKKSGLLISEAHLTEKAISDPHLVASMASAIKDFINDWIQSDQRHDEIQLLSYGNATLYIESAGSVYMIAFMDAEPDREQRMEINRFFASLVKEYMDIFQDFNGDDSSGEIHSLSQKLQHYLDKQENISDRSGKRIQSKTGQYLLVLLLLIFLIPAFYWSKDRYEEYHIRSEIMQKTGYPIQIEIKDQTLFAKGSVDTFRALHDIDKIIRKNSKGKIVNDITIPMVQVEKLYEEQKIYIERNVSALSGYIKILDHELKSADKSIVKLTEKLKEQVLQNKKIINELTAKSDRLLKMSKKEKQISRLLNLKKNIDKHLAAAFADSIYYNPKKNVLVFSGPQFFPKGSVALQGNAKKILEETSIKYFSVLLSIPEAKKYIDRISVSAYTDSDGTLQYNTQLSFKRAQVVTESLASLQYLKGKGLLKYLKFKGYAGRDVIMVNGIEDKNASRRVEIGYGLDERRISDDLVRLTEQN; translated from the coding sequence TTGAGAATTGAATCAAACGACCAGAAGATCATAGCAAAAAAAATCCTTCCACTGTTTGATAAGATGCTGCTTGAACGTCTTCAGAGTAAAGATCAGGTAACGATAGCGATACTTTCAGACCATCTTGCCGATATTATTGCCAAATCTTCACAAAACAATACCGAAGCGCTGAGCCATTCTTTGCAAAATATCCTGGCAGTTGCTATCAAGCGGGAGATCGCTTCGAACAAAGATGCAATGATAGATTCCCTTTATCCCATTATGGGTGGAATGATCAGTAAATACGTTACGTCGGCTATCCGGGAATTGATGGAAAACATCAACAGAAAAGTAGACGAAGGTCTCTCTTTTGATCGTATCAAACGTAAAATCAAATCGAAAATGACTGGTGTCAGTGAAACGGAACTCCTACTTGAAGAGAGTGGAGATGTGCTGATATCTTCTCTTTTTGTGATCCATAAAAAGAGCGGACTCCTTATCAGTGAAGCCCATTTGACAGAAAAGGCGATCAGTGATCCGCATCTGGTCGCTTCCATGGCCAGTGCCATCAAAGATTTTATCAATGACTGGATACAAAGTGATCAAAGGCATGATGAAATACAACTGCTCAGTTACGGAAACGCTACACTGTATATTGAGAGTGCCGGCAGTGTTTATATGATCGCTTTCATGGATGCTGAGCCAGACAGGGAACAACGAATGGAGATTAACCGTTTTTTTGCCTCTCTGGTCAAAGAGTATATGGATATTTTTCAGGATTTTAATGGAGATGACAGCAGTGGTGAGATCCACTCCCTTTCCCAGAAATTACAGCACTATCTTGATAAACAGGAAAATATTTCAGACCGATCCGGAAAAAGGATTCAGTCAAAAACCGGACAATATCTTCTTGTTTTGCTTCTTCTTATTTTTCTGATACCGGCATTTTACTGGAGTAAAGACCGATATGAGGAGTATCATATTAGATCTGAGATCATGCAGAAAACGGGATATCCGATACAGATTGAAATCAAAGATCAGACTCTCTTTGCAAAAGGAAGTGTCGATACTTTCCGTGCGCTTCATGATATTGATAAAATCATCCGGAAAAACAGCAAAGGCAAGATTGTCAATGATATTACCATTCCCATGGTACAGGTTGAAAAACTATATGAGGAACAGAAAATCTATATAGAACGTAATGTAAGTGCACTTTCAGGGTATATTAAAATTTTGGATCATGAATTAAAATCGGCTGACAAATCCATTGTCAAGCTTACAGAAAAGCTTAAGGAGCAGGTACTTCAGAATAAAAAGATAATAAATGAACTGACCGCAAAGAGTGATAGACTTTTGAAAATGTCGAAAAAAGAAAAACAGATCAGCAGGTTGTTGAATCTCAAAAAGAACATTGACAAACATCTTGCGGCAGCTTTTGCAGATAGCATTTACTACAATCCGAAGAAAAACGTACTTGTTTTTTCAGGTCCTCAATTTTTCCCAAAAGGAAGTGTTGCCCTTCAGGGTAATGCAAAAAAGATTTTGGAAGAGACTTCGATAAAATATTTTTCTGTTCTTTTGAGTATTCCCGAAGCAAAAAAATATATTGATCGTATTTCTGTATCTGCCTATACCGATAGTGATGGAACTTTACAGTATAATACTCAACTTTCTTTCAAAAGAGCCCAGGTAGTCACTGAAAGTCTTGCTTCTCTGCAATACCTAAAAGGCAAAGGTCTGTTGAAATATTTGAAATTCAAGGGATATGCGGGCAGAGATGTGATCATGGTGAACGGGATAGAAGATAAAAATGCTTCCAGAAGAGTAGAGATAGGATATGGTCTGGATGAGAGACGGATCAGTGATGATTTGGTAAGACTTACAGAACAGAATTAG
- a CDS encoding NADH-quinone oxidoreductase subunit A → METFLLYAAGVTLAVFLLYFIGIALAPYAPSSVKNDHFECGLPASSSVPKKANFGFFVYAIMFIVADMTGLFFTLFVYADNKHASLIAAIFALIMALAITVAMKEHRYAENS, encoded by the coding sequence ATGGAAACTTTTCTCCTCTATGCCGCCGGTGTCACGCTGGCGGTTTTTCTCCTCTATTTCATCGGTATCGCGCTGGCCCCCTATGCGCCGAGCAGTGTCAAGAACGACCATTTTGAGTGCGGGCTTCCCGCAAGTTCTTCCGTTCCCAAAAAGGCGAACTTCGGTTTCTTTGTCTATGCCATTATGTTCATTGTGGCCGATATGACGGGGCTTTTCTTTACACTTTTTGTCTATGCCGACAACAAACATGCCTCTCTGATCGCAGCGATATTCGCTTTGATCATGGCTCTGGCGATCACCGTTGCAATGAAGGAGCACCGATATGCTGAAAATTCTTGA
- a CDS encoding AI-2E family transporter, which yields MSMNENNTQGMWPVNQLFLLTATMLITIFLLKAASAVIVPFLIAVAVSIILAPLFTRLESKHIPKPVSLIVVILLSLLPIILLGGYVAEQAGEFAANYQSIKANFMQSLQAFIAQLGHYGIHIDDAKLNAVLEKSNIAGILKNLAAQANEQFSNIFLIFFMVAFMLMESTYFYNKMMKIAKDYQVDGNVMLELLEKIKSYFSIKVKTSLLTAVWAFTVLWYYEIPYYYLWAVLAFALNFIPVIGSILAAIPAIVFALISHGIGTTLWVALWYVIINMVVGNILEPKIMGKGLGLSALVIFLSMTFWGWVFGPAGMILSVPLTMTVQYLFGQYQETEWIALLLSDYETENKGI from the coding sequence ATGTCCATGAACGAAAACAATACGCAGGGAATGTGGCCTGTCAACCAGCTCTTTTTGCTGACGGCGACTATGCTCATCACTATTTTTCTGCTGAAAGCGGCATCGGCAGTCATCGTACCATTCCTGATAGCTGTTGCCGTTTCCATCATACTGGCCCCGCTGTTCACACGCCTCGAGTCGAAACACATACCCAAACCTGTCTCACTGATTGTCGTCATTCTGCTCTCGCTCCTCCCCATTATTCTGCTCGGCGGCTACGTTGCGGAGCAGGCCGGGGAGTTTGCCGCCAACTACCAGAGCATCAAAGCGAACTTCATGCAAAGCCTGCAGGCATTCATCGCCCAGCTCGGCCATTACGGCATACATATCGACGATGCCAAGCTCAACGCTGTGCTTGAAAAAAGCAATATCGCGGGTATACTGAAAAATCTTGCCGCACAGGCGAACGAACAGTTCTCCAATATCTTCCTCATCTTTTTCATGGTGGCGTTCATGCTCATGGAATCGACCTATTTCTATAACAAAATGATGAAGATCGCCAAAGACTATCAGGTTGACGGCAACGTCATGCTTGAACTCCTCGAAAAGATCAAGTCCTATTTCAGCATTAAGGTCAAAACCAGCCTGCTTACGGCGGTATGGGCTTTTACTGTACTGTGGTACTACGAGATACCCTACTACTACCTCTGGGCTGTACTGGCCTTTGCGCTGAACTTCATCCCTGTCATCGGTTCCATTCTTGCCGCCATCCCTGCGATTGTCTTTGCCCTGATCAGCCACGGCATAGGCACAACCCTCTGGGTGGCGCTCTGGTATGTCATCATCAACATGGTGGTCGGAAACATCCTCGAACCGAAGATTATGGGAAAGGGACTGGGGCTTTCCGCACTGGTGATCTTCCTCTCCATGACCTTCTGGGGATGGGTCTTCGGCCCTGCGGGGATGATACTTTCCGTACCGTTGACGATGACAGTACAGTATCTGTTCGGACAGTACCAGGAGACAGAGTGGATCGCACTGCTTCTGAGTGATTACGAAACTGAAAACAAAGGAATATGA
- a CDS encoding complex I subunit 1/NuoH family protein, which translates to MNTLFQAFVFPGLLYVIAWTVGLFWFFRKFMAPLHKRVGPHFNGLAGSYQTLFDLSKLLSKESITPEGVNPYLFSMMPLIALIVAMLPAAFIPWTASYPAIPSAFGLLALIVLIGIEPFLLFLTGFGSDNKYSFLGGIRVLTQAISMETAFFLAALSPALLFGTMDLKIIVEETSWLSVLILLPAFFLYFIALLGLLEQPPFNIPDAEQEIVYGFYTEYSGTNYFLLKMAEFSEFMAVFAGAATLFLGAYKGVFFDGYFWFFLKMLMIAVLMMTIRAATPRITMKQMLSFSWRYLVPVSLLNMAWIMLARTLFLGGA; encoded by the coding sequence ATGAATACACTGTTTCAAGCCTTCGTTTTTCCCGGGCTGCTTTATGTGATCGCCTGGACCGTGGGGCTTTTCTGGTTCTTCAGAAAGTTCATGGCACCGCTGCACAAGAGGGTGGGGCCGCATTTCAACGGGCTGGCCGGAAGTTACCAGACCCTTTTTGACCTGAGCAAACTTTTGAGTAAGGAGAGCATCACCCCGGAGGGTGTGAACCCCTATCTTTTTTCCATGATGCCGCTGATAGCACTCATCGTTGCGATGCTTCCGGCAGCATTCATTCCCTGGACAGCTTCCTATCCGGCTATTCCGAGTGCTTTCGGCCTGCTGGCGCTGATCGTACTGATAGGCATAGAGCCTTTCCTGCTCTTTCTGACAGGTTTTGGTTCGGATAACAAATACTCTTTTCTGGGAGGGATACGTGTACTGACGCAGGCGATCTCTATGGAGACGGCTTTCTTTCTGGCAGCGCTCTCTCCCGCACTGCTCTTCGGTACGATGGACCTCAAGATTATCGTGGAAGAGACAAGCTGGCTGAGCGTGCTGATACTCCTGCCGGCTTTCTTCCTCTATTTTATCGCACTCCTCGGCCTGCTGGAACAGCCTCCGTTCAATATCCCCGATGCGGAACAGGAGATCGTCTACGGTTTCTACACGGAGTACAGCGGTACCAACTATTTCCTGCTGAAAATGGCGGAATTCTCTGAATTCATGGCGGTCTTCGCCGGAGCTGCGACACTCTTTCTGGGAGCGTACAAAGGAGTATTCTTCGACGGATATTTCTGGTTCTTTCTTAAAATGCTGATGATCGCCGTGCTGATGATGACCATTCGTGCGGCTACACCGCGTATTACGATGAAGCAGATGCTCTCTTTCTCCTGGCGATACCTGGTGCCTGTCAGTCTGCTGAATATGGCATGGATCATGCTTGCCAGAACACTTTTCTTAGGAGGTGCATAG
- a CDS encoding NADH-quinone oxidoreductase subunit C: MEVLKADLEQFDIEYVEHYKPIWLKAKLNDSDDLVSVANALKEKGLKTLSTVSPTDFPDENRIEMNYFFEDLRSKRNVWLKCNIPREVEACRIASLTEAFPAANWHEREAYSMFGVTFVGHPDLRPIIVSEDFVGKTPFRRDFDWDKHEQDVVQNIKTIVEGFKSEQANNEINLDTESSETVLNWGPTHPASGPIRLRIHCDGEEIISIDPDIGYVWRALEHLVTKKDFVGAIVAVERLCFMDNINSMTGYCMAVEEIAGTEITEFAKWMRVLLGEVARVSSHFMGLGGFFNNLGLHTLGLWNMDVREYFLDFLESYSGARIATAAIEPGGVRYGLDMAMLDELQKALDKFDATVEDTYMIFVNNPTMKMRAKEVGILTDEEVEAYGLCGIVARASGVRTDIRIDEPYAAYDQVEMEYVTKEGGAAVDRFTVIFEELKQSIDIIKQAKKRIEEGVASGEFNPTKDHMVKVPKKLPKGEALSRVEWARGEVLMHFVTEEKAKSPYRLKMKAPSFNHTMMLNHLLAGETLSDVPLVFGSLYVCQGDLDR; the protein is encoded by the coding sequence ATGGAAGTGCTCAAAGCAGACCTTGAACAGTTCGATATAGAATATGTCGAACACTACAAACCCATATGGCTCAAAGCAAAACTCAACGACAGTGACGACCTTGTGAGCGTCGCAAATGCTTTGAAAGAGAAAGGGCTGAAAACGCTGAGTACGGTTTCGCCCACGGACTTCCCCGATGAGAATCGCATCGAGATGAATTACTTCTTTGAAGACCTGAGAAGCAAACGCAACGTCTGGCTCAAATGTAACATTCCCCGCGAAGTGGAAGCGTGCAGGATCGCTTCACTGACGGAAGCGTTTCCCGCGGCCAACTGGCACGAGAGGGAAGCCTACTCGATGTTCGGTGTGACCTTTGTCGGGCATCCCGATCTGCGGCCCATCATCGTGTCGGAAGATTTTGTGGGCAAGACCCCATTCCGTCGTGATTTCGACTGGGACAAGCATGAACAGGATGTCGTACAGAACATCAAAACGATCGTAGAGGGTTTCAAGAGCGAACAGGCGAACAATGAGATCAATCTCGACACGGAGAGTTCGGAGACCGTACTCAACTGGGGACCAACACACCCTGCGAGCGGCCCTATCCGTCTGCGTATCCACTGCGACGGCGAGGAGATCATCAGTATCGACCCCGATATCGGATATGTCTGGAGAGCCCTGGAGCATCTGGTGACAAAAAAGGATTTTGTGGGTGCTATCGTTGCGGTGGAACGTCTCTGTTTTATGGACAACATCAACTCCATGACGGGTTACTGTATGGCAGTTGAGGAGATCGCCGGTACGGAGATCACAGAGTTTGCCAAGTGGATGCGTGTCCTTCTGGGTGAGGTGGCACGGGTCTCTTCCCACTTCATGGGGCTGGGAGGGTTCTTTAACAACCTCGGCCTGCATACCCTGGGGCTTTGGAACATGGATGTGCGCGAGTACTTCCTTGACTTCCTGGAATCCTACAGCGGTGCGCGAATCGCTACGGCTGCCATAGAACCCGGAGGGGTACGTTACGGACTCGACATGGCGATGCTGGATGAATTGCAGAAAGCCCTGGACAAATTCGATGCCACCGTGGAAGACACTTACATGATCTTCGTCAACAACCCGACCATGAAGATGCGTGCCAAAGAGGTCGGCATACTGACTGACGAGGAGGTCGAAGCGTACGGGCTCTGCGGTATCGTTGCAAGAGCAAGCGGTGTGAGGACCGACATACGCATCGATGAGCCGTATGCCGCCTATGACCAGGTGGAGATGGAGTATGTGACCAAAGAAGGCGGCGCGGCGGTCGACAGGTTCACCGTGATCTTCGAGGAGCTGAAACAGTCCATTGATATTATCAAGCAGGCGAAAAAGCGCATAGAAGAGGGAGTGGCGTCGGGTGAGTTCAACCCGACGAAAGACCATATGGTCAAAGTACCCAAGAAACTCCCCAAAGGCGAAGCGCTCAGCCGTGTAGAGTGGGCCAGGGGGGAGGTCCTGATGCACTTTGTGACCGAGGAGAAGGCCAAATCGCCTTACCGCCTCAAGATGAAAGCCCCCAGTTTCAACCATACGATGATGCTCAACCACCTTCTGGCAGGTGAGACATTGTCAGATGTCCCTCTGGTCTTCGGCAGTCTGTATGTCTGCCAGGGCGACCTGGACCGATAA
- the yegS gene encoding lipid kinase YegS, whose protein sequence is MKVFIVLNGKKAQLPEVRSAIAVFRSEYEDVHVRVTYEYGDIARFLNEAVEIGTDRFVIGGGDGSVNEAVDALAKLPREKRPVLAIMPLGTANDFATACTIPLTCLEALHFAVKGHVASIDIAQANEHHFVNMATAGFGAQVTAQTPVELKNFLGGGAYTLTGVLKALNFVPYRSKIVTPYHELDLHNIFVGAICNGRQAGGGQMLAPHAMINDGLLDVVSIMQFKLIDIPQVLWEIQNPSMNGEFVKYLQTPWLESSAHSQIPVNLDGEPYHSSTIRFEIIPSAIDLVIPKSAPCLI, encoded by the coding sequence ATGAAAGTCTTTATCGTCCTCAACGGGAAAAAAGCCCAGCTGCCGGAAGTGCGCTCCGCCATAGCGGTCTTTCGTTCAGAATATGAAGATGTGCATGTCCGTGTCACCTACGAATACGGTGATATAGCACGTTTTCTAAATGAAGCCGTGGAAATCGGTACAGACCGCTTTGTCATAGGCGGCGGCGACGGTTCGGTCAATGAAGCCGTGGATGCCCTGGCAAAACTGCCCAGAGAGAAACGCCCCGTCCTTGCCATCATGCCTTTGGGAACTGCCAATGATTTCGCAACAGCATGCACCATTCCCCTCACCTGCCTTGAAGCGCTGCATTTTGCCGTAAAAGGACATGTAGCCTCTATCGATATCGCCCAGGCCAATGAACACCATTTCGTCAATATGGCCACGGCAGGTTTCGGTGCACAGGTTACAGCACAGACTCCTGTAGAATTAAAAAACTTTCTTGGCGGAGGGGCCTACACCCTCACAGGTGTACTCAAAGCGCTCAATTTTGTTCCTTATCGCAGCAAGATCGTTACTCCCTACCACGAACTGGATCTTCACAACATCTTTGTCGGTGCCATCTGCAACGGCAGGCAGGCAGGTGGCGGGCAGATGCTCGCTCCCCACGCCATGATCAACGATGGACTGCTCGATGTCGTCAGTATCATGCAGTTCAAACTCATCGACATCCCGCAGGTCCTATGGGAGATACAGAACCCTTCCATGAACGGCGAGTTCGTCAAATACCTTCAAACCCCATGGCTGGAAAGCAGCGCCCACAGCCAGATACCCGTCAACCTCGACGGCGAACCCTACCATTCAAGTACCATACGTTTTGAGATCATCCCTTCCGCCATCGATCTTGTTATACCAAAAAGTGCGCCCTGCCTCATCTAA
- the nuoB gene encoding NADH-quinone oxidoreductase subunit B yields the protein MLKILDFFDYAKSESLWMAHFCTGCCSLEMAAAMGPRYDWERYGYMPTPTPRQADVLMITGLVSKKILPALLRTYAQMPEPKYVVALGACSFDGGPYNDSLSVIKNPTEILPADVFIAGCPPKPEAIIEGLEQVKQKIKNKEPSAASQGGLWKEMEF from the coding sequence ATGCTGAAAATTCTTGACTTTTTTGATTATGCGAAGAGTGAAAGCCTCTGGATGGCACATTTCTGTACGGGATGCTGTTCACTTGAAATGGCAGCTGCCATGGGGCCGAGGTATGACTGGGAACGTTACGGCTATATGCCTACACCCACACCCAGACAGGCGGATGTTCTGATGATCACCGGGCTGGTGAGCAAAAAGATCCTTCCCGCACTGCTTCGTACCTATGCGCAGATGCCCGAACCCAAATATGTGGTTGCACTGGGAGCCTGCTCCTTTGACGGAGGGCCCTACAACGATTCACTCTCTGTCATCAAGAATCCGACGGAGATACTGCCTGCGGATGTCTTCATCGCCGGCTGCCCTCCCAAACCCGAAGCGATCATAGAGGGGCTGGAGCAGGTCAAGCAGAAGATCAAGAACAAGGAACCCAGTGCGGCAAGTCAGGGCGGACTCTGGAAAGAGATGGAGTTTTAG
- a CDS encoding Rab family GTPase, translating to MIRKKILLLGDFNVGKTSLIRRYIENTFEDKYLTTIGVKISKKTLSIDEKEYELIIWDVEGRTPQKKVPESYLLGASGAIFVADCNREETVKDLKEHIERFLSLNPDAKYVKAYNKSDLLTDQQQELFVLDGSSFFTSAKDGLNVNCLFSTLAKEMLL from the coding sequence ATGATACGAAAGAAGATTCTTTTACTGGGTGATTTCAATGTAGGAAAGACAAGTCTGATAAGGCGCTATATTGAAAACACATTCGAGGACAAATATCTTACTACCATTGGAGTAAAGATATCAAAAAAAACTTTATCTATTGATGAAAAAGAATATGAACTTATTATCTGGGACGTAGAAGGAAGAACCCCGCAAAAAAAAGTACCTGAAAGTTATTTGCTTGGTGCCAGCGGTGCGATCTTTGTGGCTGATTGTAACAGGGAAGAGACGGTGAAGGACCTGAAAGAGCATATTGAAAGGTTTTTGAGCCTCAACCCGGATGCAAAATATGTCAAGGCTTACAATAAGTCTGACCTGTTGACAGATCAGCAACAAGAGCTGTTTGTTCTTGACGGGAGCAGTTTTTTTACATCTGCAAAAGATGGTCTTAATGTAAACTGCTTATTCAGTACACTCGCAAAGGAGATGCTTCTATGA